One genomic segment of Rhizobium viscosum includes these proteins:
- a CDS encoding methyltransferase domain-containing protein, giving the protein MLKEDFYLLGHGEAESRRLLEQTELLVPEAERFVDRLKVTRGARVVDLGCGPRGLLDILAARVGIQGQVIGVERNAVFAEAARRLIAAERIANVEIVEADAKASGLPSGAFDLVTARLVLVNVPEPERIVAEMAGLVRPGGIVASYEADFGVLLCDPPSQAWDRSLEIYAAYAETHGVDLFIGRKTHRLLRDVGLVEIEVSPIVNIYPPGHARRTILLDFVTNCSDALIHEKFADESELNDLIAALRYDLADPGRLVTSHLFYETIGRKPLETSTASVSENYVSAGAL; this is encoded by the coding sequence ATGCTGAAGGAAGATTTCTACCTGCTTGGGCACGGCGAAGCCGAAAGCCGCCGGCTCCTGGAACAGACCGAGTTGCTCGTGCCGGAGGCGGAGCGCTTTGTCGATCGTCTGAAGGTCACCAGGGGCGCTCGGGTGGTCGATCTTGGCTGCGGTCCGCGCGGACTTCTGGATATCCTTGCAGCGCGCGTGGGCATCCAAGGACAGGTCATCGGCGTCGAAAGGAATGCGGTGTTTGCAGAGGCCGCGCGCCGGTTGATCGCGGCGGAACGGATTGCCAATGTCGAGATCGTCGAGGCCGACGCCAAGGCAAGCGGACTTCCTTCCGGCGCCTTCGATCTCGTCACCGCCCGCCTCGTTCTCGTGAATGTGCCGGAGCCGGAGCGCATCGTCGCAGAAATGGCTGGGTTGGTGCGGCCGGGCGGCATTGTTGCGAGCTACGAAGCCGATTTCGGTGTGCTTCTGTGCGATCCGCCGTCGCAGGCATGGGACCGTTCGCTGGAGATCTATGCCGCCTATGCCGAAACGCACGGGGTCGATCTGTTCATCGGCCGGAAGACCCACCGCCTGTTACGCGATGTCGGGCTCGTTGAAATCGAGGTGAGTCCAATCGTGAATATATATCCACCAGGACATGCGAGGCGCACGATCCTGCTGGATTTTGTAACCAACTGCAGCGATGCGCTCATCCATGAGAAATTCGCCGACGAGAGTGAACTGAACGACCTGATCGCAGCGCTGCGGTATGACCTGGCCGATCCAGGCAGGCTCGTGACCTCGCATCTGTTCTACGAAACGATCGGCCGTAAGCCACTAGAGACGAGCACGGCCTCGGTCTCTGAGAACTACGTTTCGGCTGGAGCACTCTGA
- a CDS encoding LysR family transcriptional regulator, with translation MERLDDLEAFLAIAEKGGQTAAARHLRRSLQSINRSLAALEQSVGVELVRRTTRHSYLTEAGRTFYDRVKPALAEINDARLEAADARSEPAGLLRIAAPVLFAPTYVLPAITAFMERHPAIEIQLKVSDRMVDLLEEGLDLAVRIRDMADSSLKARRLGDLRAVVFGSPAYFATHGRPEHPDDLIRHQCILRHAEGSGETWTFRIGGRRKAVRVHGRFGSDSAAATHAAVAGGLGIGLTPLWQIRSLVDEGAVELVLEDFEDSKIPIYAVWPSGKIPLAKTRLFVDELAARLKRERL, from the coding sequence CCTCGAGGCCTTCCTGGCCATCGCCGAGAAGGGCGGCCAGACCGCCGCGGCGCGTCACCTGCGCCGGTCGCTACAGTCCATCAACCGCTCGCTTGCGGCACTGGAACAGAGCGTCGGCGTCGAATTGGTGCGGCGCACCACCCGCCACTCATATCTGACGGAAGCCGGACGAACCTTCTACGATCGCGTCAAACCAGCGTTGGCCGAAATCAACGATGCCAGGTTAGAAGCTGCCGATGCGCGCAGCGAGCCGGCCGGCCTGCTCAGGATAGCGGCCCCGGTCCTCTTCGCGCCCACTTATGTGCTACCCGCAATCACGGCTTTCATGGAGCGCCATCCGGCAATCGAGATCCAGCTCAAGGTCTCCGACCGCATGGTCGATTTGCTGGAAGAGGGCCTAGACCTGGCAGTGCGGATCAGGGATATGGCCGATTCCAGCCTCAAGGCACGGCGCCTCGGCGATCTTCGCGCCGTGGTCTTCGGATCGCCTGCCTACTTTGCGACACATGGCCGCCCCGAGCATCCCGACGATCTGATACGGCATCAATGCATTCTGCGCCATGCCGAAGGATCTGGCGAGACATGGACGTTCCGGATCGGTGGGCGACGGAAAGCCGTGCGGGTGCATGGTCGCTTCGGCAGCGACAGTGCGGCTGCAACACATGCCGCCGTGGCAGGCGGACTCGGCATCGGGCTCACGCCGCTATGGCAAATCCGCAGCCTCGTCGATGAGGGCGCCGTGGAACTGGTCCTCGAAGACTTCGAGGATAGCAAGATTCCAATTTACGCTGTGTGGCCGTCCGGCAAGATACCTCTCGCCAAAACACGCCTGTTCGTGGATGAGCTGGCGGCCCGGCTGAAGCGCGAGCGGCTGTAG